Proteins from one Sarcophilus harrisii chromosome 2, mSarHar1.11, whole genome shotgun sequence genomic window:
- the ONECUT1 gene encoding hepatocyte nuclear factor 6, with the protein MNAQLTMEAIGDLHGVSHEPVPATADLMSSSPHHRSSVAHRSSHLPAHPRSMGMASILDSGGDYHHHHRPPEHALAGPLHPTMTMACETPPGMSMTSTYTTLTPLQPLPPISTVSDKFPHHHHHHHHHHHPHHHQRIAGNVSGSFTLMRDERGLASMNNLYTPYHKDVPGMGQSLSPLSGSGLGGIHNSQQGLPHYAHPSATMPAEKMLTPNGFEAHHPAMLARHGEQHLTPTSAGMVPINGLPHHPHAHLNAQGHGQILGTAREPNPSVTGSQVSNGSNSGQMEEINTKEVAQRITTELKRYSIPQAIFAQRVLCRSQGTLSDLLRNPKPWSKLKSGRETFRRMWKWLQEPEFQRMSALRLAACKRKEQEHGKDRGNTPKKPRLVFTDVQRRTLHAIFKENKRPSKELQITISQQLGLELSTVSNFFMNARRRSLDKWQDEGSTNSSNSSSSSSTCTKA; encoded by the exons ATGAACGCGCAGCTGACGATGGAGGCGATTGGCGATCTTCACGGGGTGAGCCATGAGCCGGTACCCGCCACAGCCGATCTGATGAGCAGCAGCCCCCACCATCGCAGCTCTGTAGCCCATCGCAGCAGCCACTTGCCCGCTCACCCCCGCTCCATGGGCATGGCGTCCATCCTGGACAGCGGCGGggactaccaccatcaccaccgaCCCCCCGAACACGCCCTGGCGGGGCCCCTGCACCCCACCATGACCATGGCGTGCGAGACCCCTCCAGGTATGAGCATGACCAGCACATATACCACGTTAACCCCTTTGCAGCCTCTACCTCCCATCTCTACGGTCTCGGACAAGTTCCcacatcaccatcaccaccaccaccaccatcaccatcctCACCACCACCAGCGGATCGCCGGCAATGTGAGCGGTAGCTTCACTCTCATGCGGGACGAGAGGGGACTAGCGTCCATGAATAACCTTTACACCCCCTACCACAAGGACGTACCCGGCATGGGCCAGAGCCTTTCGCCCCTCTCCGGTTCTGGTTTGGGGGGCATCCACAACTCCCAGCAAGGATTGCCCCATTACGCCCACCCGAGCGCCACTATGCCCGCTGAAAAGATGCTCACCCCCAACGGCTTCGAAGCCCACCATCCAGCCATGCTAGCCCGGCACGGGGAACAGCACCTCACCCCCACCTCCGCAGGCATGGTACCCATCAATGGCCTCCCGCACCACCCTCATGCCCACTTAAATGCCCAGGGTCATGGACAGATCCTGGGCACTGCCCGGGAGCCAAACCCCTCGGTGACCGGCTCCCAGGTCAGTAATGGAAGTAATTCAGGGCAAATGGAAGAAATCAATACCAAAGAAGTGGCGCAGCGGATCACCACCGAGCTCAAACGATACAGCATCCCTCAGGCCATCTTCGCTCAAAGGGTGCTGTGCCGCTCGCAAGGGACCCTCTCTGACCTGCTGCGCAACCCTAAACCTTGGAGCAAACTGAAATCTGGCCGAGAGACCTTCCGGAGAATGTGGAAGTGGTTACAGGAGCCGGAATTCCAGCGAATGTCAGCGCTCCGGTTAGCAG CATGCAAAAGGAAAGAGCAAGAACATGGGAAGGACAGAGGGAACACACCCAAAAAGCCTAGGTTGGTCTTCACAGATGTCCAGCGTAGAACTCTACATgcaatattcaaagaaaataagcGTCCGTCCAAAGAATTGCAAATCACCATTTCCCAGCAGCTCGGGTTGGAGCTGAGCACCGTCAGCAACTTTTTCATGAATGCAAGGAGGAGGAGTCTGGATAAGTGGCAAGACGAGGGCAGCACCAATTCAAGCAATTCATCTTCTTCATCAAGCACTTGTACCAAAGCATGA